In Thermanaerovibrio velox DSM 12556, the genomic stretch CGCACCTGCTCAAACACAGGTCCGAACTGGAAAGGACCACCGGTTCCCCAGAAGTCTGTCTTGAAAAGGTCCAAATTGAAGCCCAAAAGGGCTATGAAGGCGAAGAAGATTATGGGCACCAGCTTACCAACGGTGGTGATAAGGTTAACGATGGCGGCCTCCCTTACGCCGCTTAAGACCAGGAAGTGGATGGCCCACAGCACCACCGAGGCTCCGATGACCGCTGCCACCCGGCTCTCGAATAGGGGCACGAAGTAGGACACCGCGTCGAATAGCAGGATTAGGTAGGCCACGGTGCCGAGCCAAGCGCTGAGCCAATAGCCCCATGCGGAGTTGAAACCTATGAAGTCCCCGAACCCCGCCTTGGCGTAGCTGTATATACCACCGTCCAGCTCGGGCTTTCGGTTCGCCAGGCTCTGGTAAGTGAGCGCCAGGGCTATCATCCCTATGCCGGTTATGAGCCAACCAAGGGTGATTGCACCGGCGCTGGCGTTCTGAGCTATGTCGGAGGGCAGGGAGAACGCCCCCGCCCCTATCATGGACCCTATGACCAGGGCCACAAGGGGGAAAAGGCCCAACTTCTTCTTAGACATTGCTACCACCTTTCTTTTTCGGACCAGCGCGTGTTGTGAGGTTCTAAGCCCTATGGTTAGAGGCTGATTGACCCTACTTAACTATATACCATTAACCGGCGTAAATGGCCACCAACCAAACGTATCATTAGCCCCTCGGGAGGCGTTAACTTCTCTGTGACGGCTAAGGCCCTCGCCTCCACTCCTGCGGGACATGTGGTTTTTTTGTTGACATGGTGGTAACACCGCCTTTTCATAGGGCGATCACCCAAAAACTAAAAAACTGCACGGGGACGTAGAAGCCCTCCCCGCACCGCCGCTCCAAGACAAACCCAAATCCCCACGCATCTCGGTCAATGTAATAGTCGCCGTAACACATGAGGATTTAGATTTGCACTATTATTTTTTATTATACTGAACAAGCGCCATTAGGTCTACATGTATTACCACGTTTGCTCTTTTTCGCTGCCCTGTCTTAAGGGCTTGGGGCCGGTGGTTTTGGGGGAGGGTTGGATGTTTTGGATTGGAGGCGGTTGTCCCCCGGGAACCTTGGGGTCTTGAAGGGGTTCCCGGGGGTTGTGCCCTATGGGCTTGGGTTTTATAGCGGTTTTATTATCCCCTTGGCCATGAGGTATATGGCTATGATTGCGGCGGTGCATAGGAACAGGAAGAAGGTGATCTCGGTGGGGCGGAAGGGCTTCTCCCCCACCTCCCTTTTGGCCTGCCAGTAGAAGATGGCCCCTGGGGCGTAGAGGATGGCGCACATGAGCAGGTACTGCAGCCCCGCCGCGTAGAGAAGCCACAGGGAGTACAAGGAGGCCACTAGGCTTATGATGAAGTCGAAGGCGGTGGACTCCCGTCTTCCGTAGGTCTCCCCGGAGGTGGCGAGCTTTAGCAGATAGAGGGCGCTGAACAGGTACGGGACCAGTATCGCCGCGGTGGCTATGGTGTACAGCGCCTGATAGGTGCTTTCAGATACAAGGGTTATAAGAAGGAAGATCTGTATGAGCCCGTTGGTGATCCAAAGGGAGCTCACCGGGGAGCCGTTGCTGTTCTCCCAGGAGAAGAAGTAGGGGAACACCTCGTCCTCCGCCGCCACATAGGGTATCTCCGCTGCAAGCAGGGTCCAGCCCAGCGTGGCCCCGGACAGGGATATGATGAGCCCCATGTTTATGAGCGCCGCGCCCCCCGCCCCGACCAGCCTCTCCAGGATGTAGGCGGTGGTGGGGTTCTTGAGTTGTATCAGCTCCTCCCGGGGCATGACCCCAAGGGATACCAGGGATATGAGTATGTAAAGCCCCAGGGTGCAAAGAAGGCCTATCACCGTGGCCTTCCCAACGTCCGTCTTCTTTGCCGCCCGGCCGGATAGGACCACCGCGCCCTCCACGCCGATGAAGACCCAAAGGGTCACCATCATGGTGCTGCGCACCTGCTCAAGCACCGATCCGAACTGGAAGGGGCCCCCGGTCCCCCAGAAGTCCGCTTTGAAGAGGTCCGAATTGAAGCCTATGAAAGCCATGGCGGTGAAGAAGATTATGGGAACCAGCTTGCCAACGGTGGTTATCAGGTTAACTATGGCGGCCTCCCGGATGCCGCTCAGGACCAACAGGTGGATGGACCAAAGCACCACCGATGCCCCCGCCACCGCTATGGCCCGGTTCTCGAACACCGGGAAGAAGTAGGCCACCGCCTCGAATAGCAACACCAGGTACGCCACGTTCCCAAGCCAAGAGCTTATCCAGTAACCCCAGGCGGAGTTGAAACCTATGAAGTCCCCGAAGCCAGCCTTGGCGTAGCTGTAGATGCCGCCGTCCAGCTCGGGCTTCCGGTTGGACAGGCTGTGGTAAGTGAGGGCCAGGGCTATCATGCCTATGCCGGTTATGAGCCATCCTATTAATATGGCCCCAGGACCTGCGTTACGGGCTATGTCGGAGGGCAGGGAGAAGACCCCCGCCCCTATCATGGACCCTATGACCAGGGCCACCAGGGATAAAAGACCCAGTTTCTTCTTGGACATTCCCATCCACCGTCCCTTGGTGAGTTTTATGCGACCGCGGGGCCTGTGGCCTCCACGCCTCCTTTGTATTGAAGCGCGAAACGACCAACGTTTTTGTGTTTTTAGCCCATTGCACTGCCAGGATGAACGCGAGTCAACTTTCACCCGTTCTGGATACCATCGTGTCGATTTATGTTAGCATGCTACTTATCTTGGGTCAATGATGAGATGCTTCCAATCTGGCTATCCAGGCAGATCGTGCGGTGGAACAGGTGCTGCAGCTCCTTCTTGTGGGAGCACATGATCACCGTGGGAGTGTTGGGTAGTCCCATGAGGTTTGAGAGCACCCTCTTCTCCGTGGCATCATCCAGGGAAGCGGTGGCCTCGTCCAGGATTACTATGTCCGGTAAATCGTATATGCAGCGGGCGATCATGAGCCGCTGGGTCTCACCGCGGCTTAAGGTCACCCCCTTAGGCCCTATGGGGGTCCTAAGGCCTTCGGGAAGGGAAACCACGAGGTCCGAAAGCCCTGCTATCTCAAGGGCCCATAGGACTCTTTCCTCCGAGGCCTCCTTCCCAAGGGATACATTCCATCCCAGGGAGCCCCACAAGGGCCTTGATTCCTGCAGGACCCATCCCACCCGCTTCCTGAAGGCCCTTAGGGTTCGTCCCGTCAGCTCCAGGCCACCCAAAAGGACCTGGCCTTCCGTGGGCATCAGGAGTCCCGCCGCAAGCTTGAGCAGCGTTGACTTGCCGCAGCCACTCGGGCCGGTGACGAGAAGCCATTCCCCCGGCTCGATCCTTAGGCTCAGCCCCCTTATGACATCCCTGCGGTGGTACCTGAACCGCACGTCCTGAAAGACCAGCGGTCCCTTGGGCAGGGTGCTTTCGCCGTCCTCTTCCTCCTCGGCGTTGGAGATATTGGACAATCGTCTTGCCCCAGAGGATGCCTCCCCCGCCTCCAAGAGGGATCCCAGGGCGGTTTCAAGGGGTACCGACAGCTGCCCCGCCGCGAACTGAACCGCCATCAGCCTGCCGATGGACATGTCCCCCGAGGCGGCCGCCGCGGCGGTGAGATACGACGCCAGAAGGTACTGCCCCTCCCTTATCACGGAAGATCCGAACCTCATAAGGACCCAGGCGGCGTGTCTCTTGACCGACCACGATGAAGCCTCCTTGTCCGCTGCCTCCCACCTGGAGAGGAGCGCGCTCCCAACCCTTGGGTGTCTTGAGTCCCAAATGGACAGCCCGGTCTCCGAGGCCTGTTCTCGGTACCTTATGAATGCCTCCTGGGCAATGCGGTCCGATTCTTCCGTGAAGCTCCTCATCCGCCAGCTCCAGATCACCGTTATCGCGGAGCCCGCCGTGAAGGCCAGGCTCGATGGGGCCGACAGGACCCAAACCGCCCCCAGAATCCCCAGGAAACCAAGGATCCCCAGGAGGGCCGATGGGATGGATCTGCCGATGACCCGCCCCAGCCGAGCGGAGTCCTCCATCAGCTGCATCAGGTCCCCGGGGGAGAAGCTCCACGGGGGAACCCCACGGGGCGTGCCGCGGGTGACCTTGCGGGCCAAAAGGAGGTCTAGGGCGGACCTCTTGGCCTCCT encodes the following:
- a CDS encoding ATP-binding cassette domain-containing protein yields the protein MRGFKFSNTPWNILALLRIKRKLKSFPLELQVGRDGCGDACAAMLLEAAGLEEMKPKVPKGLKSMGDIWDVLEDAGIACGLYRCPADSLGDQVKTPAVVRLDGCHFAVLWEVAHVGDEAWFILSDPAEGRTLMTYQQFRFRFHEPDGPSEAAQPGGAGYALSVGIQGCCEPSRPTGENLTSWLAGSMRGLLHPEHAKHANGPQKVLGPSGPPGAWAVLGAAGAILLALQWCYPIISKALLDMRLSLKKGHDGIPTAALLLLAQGALMAGRHTFNAAKDLASKRIEEAKRSALDLLLARKVTRGTPRGVPPWSFSPGDLMQLMEDSARLGRVIGRSIPSALLGILGFLGILGAVWVLSAPSSLAFTAGSAITVIWSWRMRSFTEESDRIAQEAFIRYREQASETGLSIWDSRHPRVGSALLSRWEAADKEASSWSVKRHAAWVLMRFGSSVIREGQYLLASYLTAAAAASGDMSIGRLMAVQFAAGQLSVPLETALGSLLEAGEASSGARRLSNISNAEEEEDGESTLPKGPLVFQDVRFRYHRRDVIRGLSLRIEPGEWLLVTGPSGCGKSTLLKLAAGLLMPTEGQVLLGGLELTGRTLRAFRKRVGWVLQESRPLWGSLGWNVSLGKEASEERVLWALEIAGLSDLVVSLPEGLRTPIGPKGVTLSRGETQRLMIARCIYDLPDIVILDEATASLDDATEKRVLSNLMGLPNTPTVIMCSHKKELQHLFHRTICLDSQIGSISSLTQDK
- the arcD gene encoding arginine-ornithine antiporter, whose translation is MSKKKLGLLSLVALVIGSMIGAGVFSLPSDIARNAGPGAILIGWLITGIGMIALALTYHSLSNRKPELDGGIYSYAKAGFGDFIGFNSAWGYWISSWLGNVAYLVLLFEAVAYFFPVFENRAIAVAGASVVLWSIHLLVLSGIREAAIVNLITTVGKLVPIIFFTAMAFIGFNSDLFKADFWGTGGPFQFGSVLEQVRSTMMVTLWVFIGVEGAVVLSGRAAKKTDVGKATVIGLLCTLGLYILISLVSLGVMPREELIQLKNPTTAYILERLVGAGGAALINMGLIISLSGATLGWTLLAAEIPYVAAEDEVFPYFFSWENSNGSPVSSLWITNGLIQIFLLITLVSESTYQALYTIATAAILVPYLFSALYLLKLATSGETYGRRESTAFDFIISLVASLYSLWLLYAAGLQYLLMCAILYAPGAIFYWQAKREVGEKPFRPTEITFFLFLCTAAIIAIYLMAKGIIKPL